In Phormidium ambiguum IAM M-71, the DNA window AAACTGAATTCCTGTAAGTATCACCCACCGAATGTCTGGTCTAATACCAGACGTAATTTTTCTCATTTTTTCCTCTTTTTCGGGATAGTTTCTTATTAGTTATCGAGCAGCAACTTTGACTTGTGACATTTCCGCTTTACGGATTTTCTGGGAATAGAAAGAAGCAGACTCTTTACCTTTACCACACTCTTGAGCAAAGGTAATTAAATGATGAGCAATTAACCCCACATGAATCACACTTTCAATTTTTTTGGCTTTTAAAGCTGGTTTAGCAAAGTTCCAAAAAGTCTCTCGGTAATTACCAAATACTCCAACGCGCAGTAGGATATTTCCTAACGCAAATAAACCTTTTTGAATATTGGCGCGGGAAGCACGTTGCGGACTATTTGGCACTTTAATCCGATTTGGATAAGTGTGTTCCATATTGTAAGCAAATCTTTGATATAAAAATTCAGGTTCGTAAGCAGTAGTAATGCAGCGCCGCCACATTTCCACCACTTGTTCGTAAGGCATTAAAAATTTAACATTTGATTCTCTTTTTTCATCAAAAACTAATCTATCTTCTGCTTCCAATCTGCGCCATAATGGAGTTTTTGGTAAAGCGTAAAGTAGATTAATTGTTAAAACTGGAATATTAGAAAGTCGGATAAATTCTAAAATACGATCGACCGTCTCAGGAGTATCCGTATCCAAACCCAAAATAATCCCCGATACTACTTCCAAACCGTAACTATTCAAAATCTTCACCGCATCTAAAATCGGCATACTGAGATTTTGTACCTTAGAAATGGAATGCAAAGCTTCCGGGTCAGGCGTTTCAATTCCACAAAAAACCGTAGTAAAATACGCCTCTCGCATCATTTCTAAAATCTTCGGACTTTGGGCTAAATTCAAAGTCGCTTCACAAGCAAATTGCAACGGATAACCATTACGTTTTTGCCAGTCAATTAACGCAGGTAATAACTGCATTAACGCTTTGCGATCGCCCACAAAATTATCATCAACAAAATAAACTCCCCCCGGACTTCCCACCTTTAACATTGCATCTAATTCTGCTAAAACTTGTTCCGGTGATTTAATCCGAGGATTCCGCCCATAAAGTTCAGGAATATCACAGAATTCACAGCGATAAGGACAACCGCTAGAAAACTGAATATCCCCCATAAAATAATTACACAAATCTATTAAATGATAAGCTGGAGTAGGAAATTCTGTTAAAGGTAAACGTTCTTTCGCCTCAAAACGAATCTGACTTTTTGGCCGTTCTATACTTCGATCTAAATACTCAATTAAGCGATCGGTCCCATCACCCAATTCCCCAATATTTAAAATATCAAAATCCGGGTAATATTCTGGACAACCAGAAACCGAAGGCCCACCAATAACCGTAATTTTTCCAGCTTGATGCGCCCGTTCATTTATATAATTAATTTCCTGACGCTGAATGTGCATTCCGCTCGCAATTACCACATCCGCCCATTGAAAATCCGACTTTTTAATCGGGCGAACATTTTCATCAATAAACCGAATTTCCCACTCTTGGGGCAAATAAGCAGCCACAATTAAAAGCCCTTGAGGAGGCATCATCGCTTTCACCCGCCGACCTGAAAGCGGATAAGCATGATAAAAAGTACCAAACGAAGGAGCGTACTTTGGAAAAGCACAAAGAATGCGGCGATGATTTTCGGGAACGTAGCGCTTTCTCCCAGTAGTCATCTCCGGCACAGGCTCAAAAGATTTCACCTTAGCAGTCATCTAACATTTCTCCTCACACACGATGATGCTATTTAGAGTTTTAGCTCAATAAAGCGATAAATAGCTTTAGTTTATCCCCTTTTTCAGCTTTTAGCAGCCTTTATGTGGAAGCAGAAGGGCAGGGAATGGGGGAGAAGGGAAAAGGGGGAAAAGGGGGAAAGGGAAAAGGGGAAAAGGGAAATTTTTACCTTCTGCCTTCTGCCCTCTGCCTTCTGCCCTCTGCCTTCTGCCTTCTTGCGTGACTACTTTTTCGAGCCAGTCACTTGCTCAATCAGAGCCATAACTGCGCTACGAGTCAGTTTATTTTCACCATGAGCTAATACATCTAAAGTCCCGTAAGCTAGAGCCAGAGGAATTCGGCAAAAGTCCAAAGCGGGGCCATTAGGTAAAGACCGAGTGTAAGCATCAGCTAGTTTAAGATTGCGACGGGCATAATTGTGTAAATCTTCAACACTCCAGCCGTTGGGGAAATAACTTACGCCACGCAGCAAATCTTCCTTGTAGTTGCGGAGGATGTTAACTGCTTGTAGACCGCGACCAAAACCGATCGCATGAGAGCGGTTAGTTTGAGTGCCATCGTACCAAGCCCACAAATCAGACAGTAGCACACCCACAGCACCAGCAACGCTAAAAGTATAGCGATCGAGATCCGACTCCGTGTGAATTTCCCAGTTCCGTTCTGCCCAGTAAGCCATGCGATCGGCCATAGCCGCAGTCGCATCCCAAACACGAGGCGCGATGCTTTCCGGTGCCAATAAAGCCCATTCTTTCACCCGTAGGGAAACTTCTGGCAATAAAACATCTTGAGAGTGGAACTCCAAAGAAAAATCATCAGGAATCACCCCGTCAGCTGCCGCCTGTAAACTCAAACTAATACAGCGTAACAATCTTGCCTTGTCCGAATTTGCCAATTCTGGATGATCTTCAATCTCATCAATAGCACGCATACATAGATAAGCCGAAGCCACAGCAGCCTGTAGTTCTAGCGGTAGACGACTAATTGGGATGTAGAAAGTCCGGCTGGTTTCTTTAAGAATCTCCAAAGCATCTCTACGTAAATCCATTCTGTTCACTCCTCTGAATATGTATGGAGTTTAAACCAATGCCGAAAAATTACGCAGCTGAAATAGCTGACAGTTAGTAAACAGACTCATCTGCGATCGCTGTAATGGCCGATAAATCAAGGAATACAAGAAAAATAAAATCATATTTTGATGACGCAAGACTACTCCCGTTTATACCTAGTGTCCCATCACTCGGAGAAATTCCCGATCGAATTGTGCCAGCAAACTTTCTGCACTAGAGTAAAGACCAGGGCGATAAGCACGGGAACTTACTCCAACTTGCATCAATTCGCCTACCTGCCAATCTTGTTGATTGACTCGATCCCAAAACAGCGCCGCATCATCAGGATTAAAATCTGTTTGCTCAAAGCTTTCAGGACTAAACAGCCATTCACAAACAACCTGAGATCGATGCACCATCACATCATCAGGAAATAAACTTAACAACAAATCGGGAAGAACTGAGTAATAGTAAACTCGATTTAAGTCTTCTCCACTCAATTCCCCCAACACCACCCCGCACCTGTTACCACTCATAGTTAAACTAGTTCCTGACTGGTTTAGTCTCATGAAACCTCCTAAAAAAGCCCCAGAAATCAAATCATTCTCACCGCTGCGTTAAAAGAATAATTTTGCCAAGTTAGGATGAATTACCGGACAATGATAGCATTCGCAGTAATTAAGAAAAATCAGCTTCCAGTTAGCTTTTACGTTGTATTCAATACGATGTGTTACCCTCAACTGTGGTAAATACCATTGCCGGAATTTCCCAATTAATGAGGGCAAAACGCTAGTGAAAGGTTCGGGAGACTGGCTTAAATTGAGAAAAATAAATCCTTCCCAGGTAATGACATTTACTAGATGCACATAGCTAGCGATTGGTGAAAATGCGATCGCATTTCCGGGCAAAAATTTTCTTATATTCCCCAGTATTGTCTGCGAACCTTGAATAAAACTTGATGCAGTTTTATGGAAGTTACTCATAAGCTAATTGAAAATGTAAAATGCAACAGTATTTAAAAATAGTAAAACCTAAAAATTTAGCACCAATAAATCCTGAATTTTATATTTTTACTTTAGCTTGTTTCAAATTTACAGGTTAAATTTGGCTCTGGAAAGTAGATAATATTAAACAAAACAGAAACATCAAATATCAAAAACCAAAATGACAGAAACATCACAGATTTTTCTAGCAGGGGCAAGTCGCGGCGTAGGACGAGAAATTGCCAAATTATTAACCGAACAAAATCAAAAAGTAACAGCGCTACTGCGTTCAGAAGCAACTCGTCCAGAACTAGAAGCGATGGGAATTAAAATTGTTATGGGAGACGCATTAGACAAAACTGCAATGGAAAAAGCCATGCAAGGTGATACCATCCAAGCAGTGATTAGCACAATTGGCGGTTTACCAAAAGATGGCGAACGGGCAGACTATTTAGGTAATAAAAACCTTATTGATGCCGCAGTCAAAGCAGGAGTGCAAAAATTTATTTTAGTCACCTCTATTGGTACTGGTAATAGTGCCGTTGCCTTACCACCCCAAGCAATGCAAACCTTGAGTGCAGTTTTAGCAGAAAAAGAAAAAGCCGAACAACACTTAATCGACAGTGGACTAACTTACACAATTATCCGACCAGGAGGACTAAAATCAGAACCCAGCACTGGTAATGGAATACTTACAGAAGATTATAAAATTGCCGGAACAATTCATCGCGCTGATGTCGCCAAATTAGTTTGTCGTTGCCTATTTTCCCAACTTGCCGATAATAGAATTCTCTCAGCTTGCGATCGCAACATGACCTACGGACAACCAGAATTTACCGAATTCACAGTTTAAGAAAGGCAGAAGAGAAGGCAGAAGGCAGAAGGCAGAAGGGAAGAAAGGCAGAAGGCAGAGGGCAGAAGGCAGAAGGTAAAAATTCCCCTTTTCCCTTTTTCCCCTTTTCCCCTTTTCCCCTTTCCCCCTTTTCCCTGCTACCTTGCAGACTTCACCCACTGACGGTAAATTGCTAAATCAAGGGCAAAGCGGGCGAAAGCGAAAAGCAGAAGACTTTCAATACAGAGAAAACCCAAAGACCAAAAAGTATTTTCCCACTTTAACCCGATATCCACCTGAGCTAAACCTCGGACTAGCCCAAAAGATAATACCGCACCTTCTTGGAGATGGGAATTTTCATCTTGACGAATAATGTAGCGGTAAGTGATGCCAAAAAGGAAACCACTTAAAAAAGCGACACCGCCACTAAACAATAAATTAATCAGCGTTGGAGTTTGCCAAATAGCAACAGCCGGAAACTGCTGTGCCAAAAACAAGTGCAACAGCGTCATCACGCTAAATGCCAGCGACAGCGACAAAGCGCCACAAATACCAGCCTTGAGAGATTCTATCCGTTCTGCGTTTAAGTCGTCCAAAGTTCAGATCCCACCACTAAAGAAGTATGATAATCCTTGGAGTTATTTT includes these proteins:
- a CDS encoding B12-binding domain-containing radical SAM protein, whose protein sequence is MTAKVKSFEPVPEMTTGRKRYVPENHRRILCAFPKYAPSFGTFYHAYPLSGRRVKAMMPPQGLLIVAAYLPQEWEIRFIDENVRPIKKSDFQWADVVIASGMHIQRQEINYINERAHQAGKITVIGGPSVSGCPEYYPDFDILNIGELGDGTDRLIEYLDRSIERPKSQIRFEAKERLPLTEFPTPAYHLIDLCNYFMGDIQFSSGCPYRCEFCDIPELYGRNPRIKSPEQVLAELDAMLKVGSPGGVYFVDDNFVGDRKALMQLLPALIDWQKRNGYPLQFACEATLNLAQSPKILEMMREAYFTTVFCGIETPDPEALHSISKVQNLSMPILDAVKILNSYGLEVVSGIILGLDTDTPETVDRILEFIRLSNIPVLTINLLYALPKTPLWRRLEAEDRLVFDEKRESNVKFLMPYEQVVEMWRRCITTAYEPEFLYQRFAYNMEHTYPNRIKVPNSPQRASRANIQKGLFALGNILLRVGVFGNYRETFWNFAKPALKAKKIESVIHVGLIAHHLITFAQECGKGKESASFYSQKIRKAEMSQVKVAAR
- a CDS encoding squalene/phytoene synthase family protein, with product MDLRRDALEILKETSRTFYIPISRLPLELQAAVASAYLCMRAIDEIEDHPELANSDKARLLRCISLSLQAAADGVIPDDFSLEFHSQDVLLPEVSLRVKEWALLAPESIAPRVWDATAAMADRMAYWAERNWEIHTESDLDRYTFSVAGAVGVLLSDLWAWYDGTQTNRSHAIGFGRGLQAVNILRNYKEDLLRGVSYFPNGWSVEDLHNYARRNLKLADAYTRSLPNGPALDFCRIPLALAYGTLDVLAHGENKLTRSAVMALIEQVTGSKK
- a CDS encoding SDR family oxidoreductase, which translates into the protein MTETSQIFLAGASRGVGREIAKLLTEQNQKVTALLRSEATRPELEAMGIKIVMGDALDKTAMEKAMQGDTIQAVISTIGGLPKDGERADYLGNKNLIDAAVKAGVQKFILVTSIGTGNSAVALPPQAMQTLSAVLAEKEKAEQHLIDSGLTYTIIRPGGLKSEPSTGNGILTEDYKIAGTIHRADVAKLVCRCLFSQLADNRILSACDRNMTYGQPEFTEFTV